The segment tcgacttgccacgtggaatccgttatgaggggtggagcagcgtccgtcgtcaggagaatcgcatggtatccgtcgcaggaggtggagcaggttcgtggccgttactgtggcctgccagggggataatggagctgtgcggagtccgccacaggaagtggagcagggcggctatggctgctgcggcttgtcagggaatgatgatactgcgtggagtctgccacaggaggtggagcagggtcgcggccgttttgagggcctgtcagggggcgtggatctatcgattgaagctcggcaatggtcggagccgtcgtgagcggagcccggctcccgtaggagtccgggcggagctgtgatgatggcggcagagcccggctcccgtaggagtccgggcggagctgtgctgatgtcgtcggtggagcccggtttccgtaggagtccgggcggagctgcgctgcaaacaaagtcaagggtgaagtccggctctgataggagtctggattgagcttaccagcaattgatattgagagcggagcccggctcccgtaggagtccgggcggagctgttttgatgttggcggcggagcccggactcctagcagcgcttgctgatggcggtggagcccggctcccgtaggagtccgggcagagctgcacttgctgatggcggtggagcccggctcccgtaggggtccgggcggagtcgcgcttgctgatggcggtggagcccggctcccgtaggagtccgggcggagctgcgcttgctgatagtggtggagcccggctcccgaaggagtccgggcggagctgcacttgctgatggcggtggagcccggctcccgtaggagtccgggcgaagctgtgctgatgtcgtcggtggagcccggctcccgtaggagtccgggcggagctgcactgcaaacaaagtcaagggtgaagtccggctctgataggagtccggattgagcttaccagcaattgatattgagagcggagcccggctcccgtaggagtccgggcggagctgttttgatgttggcggcggagcccggctcccgtaggagtccgggcggagcagcgcttgctgatggcggtggagcccagctcccgtaagagtccgggcggagctgcacttgctgatggcggtggagcccggctcccgtaggggtccgggcggagctgcacttgctgatggcggtggagcccggctcccgtaggagtccgggcggagtcgcgcttgctgatgtcgtcggtggagcccggctcccgtaggagtccgggcggagctgcgctgcaaacaaagtcaagggtgaagtccggctctgataggagtccggattgagcttaccagcaattgatattgagagcggagcccggctcccgtaggagtccgggcggagctgttttgatgttggcggcggagcccggctcccgtaggagtccgggcggagcagcgcttgctgatggcggtggagcccggcttccgtaggagtccgggcggagctgcacttgctgatggcggtggagcccggctcccgtaggggtccgggcggagtcgcgcctgctgatggcggtggagcccggctcccgtaggagtccgggcggagctgcacttgctgatggcggtggagcccggctcccgtagaggtccGGGCGAGTCGCGCttctgatggcggtggagcccggctcccgtaggagtccgggcgaagctgtgcctgctgatggcggttccgccgtgggttccggctgtgggtattttatacccaacaatttctAAAACAATATGTTCTATTATTTATCATTCTCTTTGCCAATCTAACTGAATTAGTATCTCTTCAATCCTAATAATTCACATACTCAATAATTGACGTGGACTGTCGCTTCAGTACTCCACCAAGTTTAATTTTTGGAAACGTTCACCCTTTAATCCACCAAGCCTGTCTccgaaatattattattattaacttCTTGATTGTGCATCTCATGTCTCTTGATTTCTAGTATTTATATAAAAGTAGAGATATATTCAGATTTACAAAATTTACACTCTTCAAGATGAAAATTCACAGCATAAACAACTAAAATTAGGAGATTCTCTCAGATACCAAGTCAAACAATATTAGCTATAACAGATGACCGCTCAAGGATAACGAAAGGCTGTACCAAAAAAACGGATACCGAAAGACCATTGTGGGGATGAGAGAATAAAACGGAAGGGTggttctaaaattgaaaattcacATAAAGTAGAGATATATTCAGAATTACAAAATTTACACTCTTCAAAATGAAAATTCCCAGCATAAAGAACTAAAATTAGGAGATTCTCTCAAATACCAAGTCAAACAATATTAGCTATAACAGATGACCGCTCAAGGATAACGAAAGGCTGTACCAAAAAAACGGATAACGAAAGACCATTGCGGGGATGAGAAAATAAAACGGAAGGGTGCTTCTAAAATTGAAAACACTGTACTAAAATTGTCACTATCCTTTTTAATGAGGTAAATTGGAACTTTTAGTTGTCTAAATTAGAATATAACAGTTCAGAATGTCCGATCATCACTAATTTTGGGATCAGTGGATTACATTATCCCTGAAATAATAAATATGCCATCTAAACCACCAACCGCATTCCCACCTCAAACTCCTCTATAAATACTCGAAGAAACTCTAGTTATTCTCTCAAAGAGGCCAAAAGCTCTTCCTCATCCTTCACCTCCTCCTGTCTTACTGTAAAATAGAATCTTTAAGATTTAATAAAAATGGCAGGAGGGGCAATTGTGAATGCCGGAAAGGGGAAGGAGTACCCGGGGAAGATGACACTCTTCGTCCTCCTTGCTAGCCTCGTAGCCTCTAGTGGTGGCCTCATCTTTGGCTATGATCTTGGAATTTCTGGTAATCTTTCACGGCCATGAGAAACTTTTAACTCTACTAGTTAATCTTTATTTCAATTCAATGTTGAGGGTTCTATCTTATGGAATCTTGTAACAACTTACCATTTTGATTTTGGATGGAAAGGTGGAGTCACATCGATGGAATCATTCCTCGTTAAGTTCTTCCCCTCGGTATtacagaaggaggaggaggatacGAGCACAAGCCAGTACTGCAAGTTCGATAGCCAACTCTTGACGGCCTTCACGTCTTCGCTCTATCTGGCAGCTTTGGTTGCATCCTTCTTTGCATCTACGGTGACAAGAGTGTTTGGAAGGAAATGGTCCATGTTTGGTGGTGGGATCACCTTCCTCGCAGGTtctgccattaatggtgcagctGAGAATGTCTTCATGCTCATCCTTGGTCGCATTCTTCTTGGCATTGGAGTAGGGTTCGCTAATCAGGTGACGACATAAACATGTCTTCCATGATGCCCATTTCATCCTTAAATATGTATATCTTATCCTACAAATTGTAATAATAAACTAGCGTGATCTTACTTACATATTTACTTATGGGGAACTTAACATCAGGTCCTTTAATCTTTGACGAGACTTTAACATGTGGTTCCTTGACCATTATCGTTATATATCCATGTGTACATAGTTATTTGTAACCATACATGTGCTCGAGAATAAATGTGTACATCCACTAGAAATGTAGAATTAAAAAAACTTTGAAACTTTAGGATGAATGTTGAAGTCTCAATCAAGACGAACTAAAAGTGATAGTTTGCTGattatcaattaattattatttacttatttactCATTGTTTTCTTATTTGCAGTCAGTACCACTCTACCTCTCTGAAATGGCACCAGCGAAGCTCCGTGGGATGCTTAACATTGGCTTTCAGCTTATGATCACTGTGGGCATCCTAGCTGCTACTCTCATCAATTATGCCACTGCTAAAATCAGTGGAGGATGGGGTTGGCGCGTCAGCCTTGCCCTTGCTGCTGTACCTGCTGCCATCATCACCGTTGGTTCATTGTTCCTTCCAGACACCCCCAACTCCCTCATCGAGCGCGGACATAATGACCGGGCAAAAGCCATGCTCCAAAAGATTCGTGGCACAGACGACATCCAAAGCGAGTACGATGATATCGTTGCTGCTAGTGAAGAGGCCAAAACCGTGCAGCACCCTTGGTCCAACATAATCAAGAAGAAGTACAGGCCCCAGCTCACCATGTCCATCTTGATCCCCTTCTTCCAGCAATTGACTGGTATCAATGTCATCATGTTCTATGCCCCTGTTCTCTTCAAAACCATAGGTTTTGGTGACGATGCCTCTCTTATGTCTGCCGTCATCACCGGTCTTGTTAATATGTTTGCAACCTTTGTTTCCATTGCTACCGTCGATAAGTTCGGCCGGCGGATACTCTTCTTGGAAGGTGGAACGCAAATGCTCATAAGCCAGGTATATACCAATGACTATATTATTGATTTTAACTTTGTTTATAAATGCTTTTAGATCAAATGATTAGTTATTCTTTTCATGGCGTAGATAATTGTGGGGTCTTTGATTGGCATCAAGTTTGGGACGAGTGGAGAGGCAACACTATCAAAGGAATATGCGTTCCTTGTGGTGTTTTTCATCTGTGTCTTCGTAGCAGCCTTTGCATGGTCTTGGGGGCCACTGGGGTGGCTGGTCCCTAGTGAGATTTTCCCGCTGGAGATCCGTTCAGCAGGTCAGGCCATCAATGTTTCTGTCAACATGTTCTTCACCTTCGTCATTGGCCAATTCTTCCTTACCATGCTTTGCCACATGAAGTTTGGTCTCTTCTACTTCTTTGCTGGATGGGAGCTGATTATGACCATCTTCATTGCTCTATTCCTTCCCGAGACCAAGAACGTGCCCATTGAAGAGATGGTCCTTGTATGGAAGAGGCATTGGTTCTGGGGCAAGTTTATTGCCGATGAGGATGTTGATGTCTGAAATGTGCTGAGCTTAAGTTCCTAGCTAGTGTGTGATACATGTGAGGTGTGCCAGTTGTGAGAGTGAAGGATCAATTCAGAAATGAAAGTTGATTGCCAAGTCTGGTGTTTGTGCCCTAGTAATGTACTTTTCCACCAAGTTCCACCAGAAAATTGACAAATCtcaatatcacatgccaaaaaaaaTATCTGTGATTTATGGATAAGTATGATCAGTTGCTCGCATCTAACTCTTTTACGCATCTTCTTAAAGGCATTTAAGTTTCAAGATCAATAGAAATGGGGTAGTGCTTCTGCTTAATTTGTAGCATCTGCTCGCACTGAAAATGCTGGGAAAAATTTTCATGCAGAAGTCCAACAGCACCGTTCCCTTTAAATTATCTCTCCCCTTGAGGCAAACCTCTCACATATATCAATCACCAACGCACCAGAAGGAACTTTTCTCGAATCAGGATACTCCGGTCGTTGATGGGTTTTGAAAATGCTATAAGCCAGCAGTGCTAAAATGATTGGTGTTCAGAAAGAAATTTGACAATCTGaaaattatatgctgcatctaaaACTAATTAAACGCTTGATGACAATGGCCGGCTTGGGAATTGGAATGAGACTGCAGCCAGTAATCACCACCTAGCTGCTCCTTTATTTATTAAGCATGTGTCCTTCTTGTCACTTGTCTATTTTCTTAATCACTTCTATTTTATTGCTTCCATAGCAGCATATCCATCATATTAGCAAAAGCCTTCAGAAGTGCCTTTTGGAAAAGGATGGCAGGATAAAAAATGCATGCAATAAGGACTAAATAAATTACTTTGCACATAACGTCACACGAAGGCACAAGATGCACGATTGAGCTGGTTGGGGCTCACTTTCCTTTCATAGCTGTTGTGGGTTTGAATCCCTGGAGCATTCTGCGGCCATTAAGGTATATAGGCTGAAATCTGTATGCGGGGTGAGGAGTGTGTTCATAGAGTAACTGGTAGAACTAAAGACAAGCGAAGCATCAAACAAGAGGAACATGGAAAGATCATATTCTTAATTTTCATCTTCAAGAATAATTTAGAAGGTTCAACACTGTATTGGTTCCCTGCTGATTATGTATGATAAAATGCCACCAAACAAAGGAGTGATAATCTAGTGTGACAAGATCGATGCCCCATGCATAAACTATAATGTTCTAGGTCTCTGCTTCCATGATGAACTTGCCTCACCACATAGATAACTCCATTCTTTGatgcaaaaaaaagaaacaaagggaAGTTAATAGCCCATCCGTGGATCCTATACTTTAACAAATTGTGATAAGCCAACTCAAAAATTGGGCCTAGTCCATTTGACCTGCCTAAATTCTGAaacaagcccaacaaaaaaaaaagcccaCAAGAGAGCTGCATGGATTTTAAAGCATGgccaagaaaaaaagagagagagaaaataggatgaAGAAGACTCATGAGTCTTCTTCCACCCGATTTGAGCAGTCCGGATTCAAGGGGGACTCCGATGCCTCCTTTGGCTCTATTTAAGAGCCCTTCCACCTTTCCCTCGGAATCCCATATCATAAATGCAAAATAGCATGGGCATCATGCTGGTGATGGTCGATTTTTTGCTCGACGATTTTTATCATTACTATGACCTGAGCAGCCTCGGAGATGAGATAGGGTCCTCTTAATTTCTTAAAGAATTATCATCCACATCTTCTATGTTCCTGGAAAATGGCCTGCCAAAATTTTGGATGGAAATGAAagcccatatttttttttcttttttttttttttttttttgatgatgatagtcATCGTCAATCGCCTGTCTAGGGATTCCTAACTATGCTACCACTGCCCGCCTCCCCTGGTGACAACTCCGCCAACCTTGAGCCCCATTGTTTCGATAAGGAAAGGGGAAGTGAGTCCTCTATTCCACctaagaagagaaggaaaaaaaaacaaagaaagaaa is part of the Elaeis guineensis isolate ETL-2024a chromosome 15, EG11, whole genome shotgun sequence genome and harbors:
- the LOC105032981 gene encoding sugar transport protein MST6 is translated as MAGGAIVNAGKGKEYPGKMTLFVLLASLVASSGGLIFGYDLGISGGVTSMESFLVKFFPSVLQKEEEDTSTSQYCKFDSQLLTAFTSSLYLAALVASFFASTVTRVFGRKWSMFGGGITFLAGSAINGAAENVFMLILGRILLGIGVGFANQSVPLYLSEMAPAKLRGMLNIGFQLMITVGILAATLINYATAKISGGWGWRVSLALAAVPAAIITVGSLFLPDTPNSLIERGHNDRAKAMLQKIRGTDDIQSEYDDIVAASEEAKTVQHPWSNIIKKKYRPQLTMSILIPFFQQLTGINVIMFYAPVLFKTIGFGDDASLMSAVITGLVNMFATFVSIATVDKFGRRILFLEGGTQMLISQIIVGSLIGIKFGTSGEATLSKEYAFLVVFFICVFVAAFAWSWGPLGWLVPSEIFPLEIRSAGQAINVSVNMFFTFVIGQFFLTMLCHMKFGLFYFFAGWELIMTIFIALFLPETKNVPIEEMVLVWKRHWFWGKFIADEDVDV